The Clupea harengus chromosome 13, Ch_v2.0.2, whole genome shotgun sequence DNA window GTTTGTTTTGCGGTGtttactgatggagataatttccaaacaaggtcggaagaagtaCAGTTGGGCCCttattatcacttctggtctaaacatgctcttgtacatatgcagactaagtggcacctaatattctaagttacacacacgcagaaaagccatgttcctgctttcataagcacatgattcatacaaagtaattaataatacaaggcacttgattattatattcttaagtcattaacagtgtttggaaattatctccatcatttACCATATCCTGAAGGGAAGACTGGAACCTGAGAGTGGAGCTGAGGTAGAAATCATACTCTGCCTGTGACCAGAAGACAAAAGGAGAAGCCGTGTACCAAATATTATCACTACAAGGACATGGATTTGACACTTAACTGCACAGAGGATATTAAAGAGCTAGGATAACTTGAAAAGAGTTATTTCAGGTGTGGTAGTAATTAGTCACACTTGGCTATGGGGGCGAAATGAAAGCGAGAGCAATGCTGTCCATTCGGTGCCTCTCGTTAGGGCTTCAGGCACTATAAATGTCCTCGTCATAAGTGAAGGTGAGATGAACCTTGATTTCCCTGAGGAGGATGCCAAACGTAGGCGACCCGTCACACACGTCAGCAAAGACGTCACTGAACACCCGGAGACGATCACTGCTGGGGCCGGGATGGACAGGGAGCTTCTGCAGTTCCtgtggacaacacacacacacacacacacacaccacacacgcacacgcacacgcacacgcacacacacacacacacacacacacaacacacacacaacacacacacacacacacacacacacacacacacacacagctaattgCACCAATCCTCACCTGGGAGACAAACTGACCAAAATAGATTGCCCTGGCTCTCCGTAGTCTTTGATTTATGTTTTCCCATGGCGAATAAACTCAAGCCTCTTCCGACATAGTTCTGGACAGAACCGACAGGGCCAGTTAAAGTGACCATCACACATTCCGCATACCATGTcataatttacacatacagcacagttgttttattattattattattattatcattattattattatttatttccttttggGTTCCCACTGGATGGAGGTTTTAGCAAAGGTGCTgttaggtaggtgtgtgtgtgtgtgtgtgtgtgtgtgtgtgtgtgtgtgtgtgtgtgcactgctgtTAGGCCCTAATGACTTCCTTAGGGTGTCTGAAGGTGTGACCTCCCCCCTGGTCTCTCAGGTGTGACCTCCCctggtctctctcacacctgtGACCTCCCCTGGTCTCTCAGGTGTGACCCCCCCTGGTCTCTCACACCTGCTCCAGTTTCCTTCCGTGAGCCTCGGCGGCCCTGCTCCCGGTCATGCCCTTCCTCTCCACCAGGTCCTGCCTCTTCAGCACGCTCTGGCTAAATTGCCTCAACATCTTGAGCTGGTCCTTCCGGGTCAGGCCAGCCAGGTGGGTCCGAGTGAACCAGAACCGGCCCTGGTCTACCTCCCCACGTTTGTCTCCAGGGGAAGGCCTTTCCTGCCGAGGTTTGACCAGGAAGACCTCGGATGTGTCCAGCACGGGCCTGGGCTGAACTCCTGTCCAGTAACTCCTCACTGTTGAGGACTGCGGCTCGCTGTCACGCTTCTCTCTCAGGTCTAAACCCTGAAGGGAGGTGGTTGCCGTGGTGAAGCCAGCCATGGCCTCCTTCATGTCCTCCACGAGGGCTGCCTTCTCCTGTTGCTCCCTCAACACAGCCTCCCAATCCAGCTCCTCGTCAGGAGCCTCGGCCATAGCCCAGATCGGTCCCTTTGGCTTCCCATAAGGCCTCTTCTGATGGAGGCTGTTAGGGCTGAGGTGCCCGGAGAGGTAGGTCTTGATGTCGGCTGTGTGGGCCCTCTCCAGGCCCTGCAGCAGCCTCGGACGATCCCACAGGACACCATATGGCTGTTGGCTCTGTCCGTGCGGGTCACACATTGCTGGGAAGAGTTGGACAAAATCGAAATATACATTTCAAGGATTTAAGCAGGATAATTCACTCAAGCACACTGACAAACATATGACTggatcaaataataataataaaaaacactaATGAAAATACAATCAAGTTTGGACAGTAGAGTGATGACTGACATTCACATGTTTTAGGGTGAATTATGTCCTCAATCAATGGATTCCCCAGGAGGATATAGATGAGGCTTTGCATTATGTAGATTTCGTTGTCACACATAATGGGTCTAAACTTAACATTAAAAGTCATTTCTGACCGGACAGGAGAGATGTCAACAGAACAAAATACAAGACTTGAAACTGGCAACTATGCTTAACGCTAGAATACGTGAATATTATAAATATTGGTCTAGTCTTATGCTTTCAAGAATCTTTAATTTCCACCTTTCACACGtccacaattaacataaatggCTAAAAATGGCTAAAAGTGAGTAAAAACTATTCGTTCGCTCAAGTAACATTCTTACCTAAGTTCAGTTTACTGTTCTCGAGTCGAGACACGAGGAACTTTCAAACGTCTTCTCCTGCATGTAAACAAAACGGGGAGGAACGGAAAAGTTCTGTTTACGGTTGCTAAGCGCTGCATTCTTTAGCCTTTCTCTGACTTGGGCAGCCTAGCTAAAATGCTTATACCTCGGGTCGACGTTTTTcttgttttcaattattgaagaACACCATAGTTGTTTCAACTCCCTGTTATAAGAATAATGTTGTTGATAAAATCGAGAAAGTGAGTGACCAATCTCCATTCATCTATCTTGTAAATCTTCTAGAGAAAGTAGCCTACCTTAGCTATTCTTGCAATACCTCCATCTCAGGCCTTCTGGGATTTGACTGCTGCAGATCTTATGGAAAAGCATTAGGTTACTGAAACCCCACATAACAACACCTTTTCGAGCATCTAAAAATGTGCATAGTTGGCACACTAAATGTAGCCCACACTGTATGATATTTCACACTGTTTACGTCATCATATGTTGTCCACTTACATGTAATGGTCATTGGTATCGATAGGGTTCTCaattctttgtttcttttcagtAGGGTCGGCCTAGACATAAAACTATTGTGGTAAGTCTCCTTAATCCTCCattttgtcacacacaaactgtccagTATTTTTACCAGTGTTTCTATACATTCCTATTAGGctgcaaatgttttaaaatagtTTAGGAATTCAGACATAATGCTGAAGGCAGACGTAGGCTACTGTTTTAATGAGCAGATGTAGCTtgaccctttaaaaaaaaaaaaaaaaaaaaaacattttaacgAAAGTGTAACAAAAGTGAGATATCAAGAGAgcgattgtttttttatttttgattacTTGGCTATTAGCGAAGTATAAATAGTCTAATTTTAAGGAACTGATGCTAAGTAACCGGTGGATAAACATGTAATATATGAAAAGTGTCACCCACCTACGAGTGTAGCCTAGGGAAAACTGATTCAGTTGTAGTCATATGTAAGCATGTTTGTATTAACTAATATGCATAACTGTGGATAAAAGTCTTCAAGAAAAGACTGAATACAAAAGAACTACAGTTCCATCCAAGTAATTGCAATTAAATGTTGTTATAGATCttatccactagatggcagtgtatGCGCTACAGAGGTCGTATGTTCCAGTAGGTGTGCATTCTGACGTCAATGCAAGATGTTTTCCTCCCTGAGCTCCGTCGGTTGCATTAAGTGGCCCTCCGTGCATAGCCATACATGTGTGTTAATGAGCAACGACCCCGGCCAAGACAGTCAAAATGAAGCACTCGTGTCACACATGAGGATTTTCGGAAATATTTAATAAAAGTAATTACTGTTCTTACATTTATCATTGAGACATTCCTCAGTATTCTTGGGCAACAGTATGCAATGGTTTCACGTAACCATTATGTGTTTCATAACGTACACTTTGTACAAAACCAAAATGCGGACTTTCTTGTATAAAAAATATAAGTTAATTTAAATGTAACTCtaattaagaaaataacaatagtataataataattaataatgaaaataataattaataattataatagtTGCTAAACATAGTGcagacatgaggagaacatTGGTTCAGACAGGATGGGATTGGATGGGGGTGTACAATGCTATGGAGCTTCTAACTTGGGTAAggttggggatgtgtgtgtggggtgggttgggctggggatgtgtgtgtgtgtggggtggggtgggtatgtgtgtgtgtgtgtggggtggggatgtgtgtgtgtgtgtgtggggggtgctggggtaggggtggggggcgggggcagggcAGTCATAAGCCATTGGACCACAGTCAGAAAGTGCACGACTGCCACAGTTAGCACCATAAGAGTGGATAGCTTACTTCTGCCAAAACAAAGTTTCATATAACGCAACTCTCTGCATGTgtacatgaccacacacacacacacacacacacacacacacaaacacacacacacacacacacacacacacacacatgcacagatttACCAAACTGGAAGCTGATTTGAAAAGTAACACAGGTTACTAACACCCACACTTGTGTccctctccaaaacacacacacaccacacgcaaacacacacgcaaacacacacaccacacacacacacacacacacacacacacacacacacacacacacacacacacacacacacataaccagacCACATCCCAAACTATTTTGTgattataataattacattcACTCATTTGTCCTGTCCACAGTTTAGCTGACATGATCAGTCAGCTAGGACTTGCATCTCAGAAACGAAAGGAGCACTAAGGTGAGTTCCCCAAGGAGAGTGACTCCCAACGAAagcgtgacgtgacgtgacgtttGCTCAGTGTTGCGCTGACACTGTGgctttggaggggggggggggggggctagggcaggggcaggggggcTAGGGTGGCAGAATCGCAGTGTCACAACATTACAGCAattgtttttttgtcagatgTGATGTGCTGGCAGGGTCTACTGTGTCCCCTCCACAGTGTCATCTGGATCCCGGCTCTTCTCACACTCAGCGATGGGGCAGGGCTCAGATTCTGATCGGGCTAGGGTTCTGATCTGGCGTGCAGCCTCGCACATTTCATTTTGCACGCTCATCGCTTAGATGCTGCATCTGGAGGGAGGAGTGAACGAGCGCCGACAGCTGTGACGCGCCAAGATGGCGAACGAAGACACATACTCCAATGGCGTCCTGTCAAGATGGCGAACAAAGACACATACTCCAATGGCGTCCTGTCAAGATGGTGAACAAGGTCATACTCCAATGGTGTCCTGCCAAGATGGCGAACAAAGACACATACTCCAATGGCGTCCTGTCAAGATGGTGAACAAGGTCATACTCCAATGGCGTCCTGTCAAGATGGCGAACAAAGACACATACTCCAATGGTGTCCTGCCAAGATGGCGAACAAAGACACATACTCCAATGGCGTCCTGTCAAGATGGCGAACGAAGACACATACTCCAATGGCGTCCTGTCAAGATGGCGAACGGCGATCCACAAAGCTTTTGACCTTAGGCATCGTGATGTTGATAAATGGTCCCACACAGATTTGAGGTGCGTGTCCAATGTCATGATCAGATCGGGGTTGCGTTCTGCTCGGTATCAGCCTCATCTTCTCATCCGTGGGCTTTTGActtaactgcccccccccccccccccccaccccccgaagAAATGCCCCcacaaacacttcaaacacagcAGGACTGAAGGCAGGACATGGCTTTCCATGGCTAATGTAGGCATTTTTCATCAATccttgtttaaaaataaatattataagAAATAACAAACGAACATATTCTGTGTCTTCTTCTGCCTCCACATTGAAACAAGAACAGTTTCTACAACAGAGTGTCTCTCAGTTCATTCAAATGGGAGGTCGAttacaaagtgtgtgtttgtgtgtgtgtgtgtgtatgtgtttgtgtgtctgtgtgtgtgtgtgtgtgtgtgtctgtctggtctgtgtgtgtgtgtatgtgtgtctgtgtgtctgtctctgtgtgtgtatgtgtgtctgtgtgtctgtctctgtgtgtgtatgtgtgtgtgtgtgtgtgtgtgtgtgtgtgtgtgtgtgtgtgtgtgtgtgtgtgtgtgtgtgtgaacatatgtgtTCATGCGCGTGCCCTTCTGTTCAGCCTCTATAGAGCTCAGTGCAGTAAGTGCCAGTACCATTGGATGCCCTAACATGGAGCCCATTGGTCCAAGAGTAGTCTTAAACTAACCCAATGAGCAAAAGCCAACATGTACAGCAGGTTCTACAACACCGCAGGCCTAGGGGTGGGgtactgaggtgtgtgtctgggggggggggggggggggggggggtggggtgctgaGGTGTATGTCTGGGGGGGTGGAACATTGTGACTTTCAGACAGTTCTTGCGGGGATCAGCATGATGTATACCATCCCCTGCACAACCCACTTGCATGAGCTGTGAATCTGTGAATATTATATAGAACTTTATAGATATTTTATTTGTGCCATCTTCACACAAAATAGGCTGTATCTCTTCATTCAAGTACTGCAAAAAATTGTTTTTGCTCCAAGTAACAGGAAACATCCTTGAGACACACTAGCGGTGTGGTGAGTTGGCCTTGCCACATGCATCTTTACTAAACATTCCTTCCGTCTctgttcaaaaaaaaaagaaaaaaaagagcaaacaaaCCTAAAAACAAAAGGTCCAAAGCTTGGCGTGTGACTGGTTGACCACAGCAGGAGAGAAGGACCAGTTTGCACTCTGACCCCTCTTCAGTTTAGTCAAGATTTCACACATCCTGCACCGCAAGAACAGATGGGTTCAGCTTCATAAGGCCCCTTTAAATCAgaccacaaaaacaaacaaataaaaatgaggaaaataaaccccatattaaaacaaatgaaagaaacGTAAAAATGCAAAgcgaaacaaaaagaaaaaaaactcctgacACAGTCCCGTCAGACGGTTCCCAAATGGAGTGGACTTCAGGTGTGTGGGGCGGGGCCAGCGCAGGGGCGCCGGGAGCCGTGACCCCGGGAGCCGTGACCTCTGGGAGCCGTGACCCCTGGGAGCCGTgactttattaaaaaaaaacaaaaaaacttctACAGTTTCATCTTGTCTTGTCTCGTCATTTCGTCATCttcttttgtgtctgtgtcctctctctcccgtgGTGAAATTAAAAACAATATCACCTTTTTGAATCCCTGCCTGACCTCCCTTGGCCACCTCCTGTCCCATGCGGGATAtatggagctctctctctctctctctctctctctctctctctctctctgtgtctctctcagggcAGGAGCAGTCTGCGGCAGGGGTGGAGGTTGGGGTTCGCTGGGCCGCTGGGTGTTCCGTTGGGCTCCCTCAGTTGTCCACCTTCACGGGGCCCGAATCGGCCGGCTCGCCTTCCTCCTCCGCCACGTCGGCCGGGACCCAGCCTGAGGTCTCCTCCCCTTTCACGATCCGCTCCCACTGGCTCAGGttctccctgcacacacacacacacacaacacatctgtTAAAACACAGGCAatctgcacaccacacacaccacacacacacacacacacacacacacacacaacacacacacacacacacacacacacacacacacacacacacaccacacaacacacacacacaacacatctgtCAACACAGgcaatctgcacacacacacacacacaaacacacacacagcacacacacacacacacacacaccacacacacacacacacacacacacacacacacaacacatctgtCAACACAGgcaatctgcacacacacacacacacacacacaccccaacaggGCAGTCAACACAggcagtctgcacacacacacacaacacatctggGCATCAATCGGCACACAACCCAGTCAACACAGCCAATCTGGGGCAGGTAGACTGGAGTCTGGGGCAGGTAGACTGGTGACCTGTCCAGGAGTCATTTCACCTGTTCAGGAGTAATTTCTTACTTAACCAGCAGCAGGTTCTACAGTTAGGATATTACAGTTCTAGCCTGATTGGGagtgaccatgtcctgttccaATGGTGTGATTAAATGCACATGTATTGTAGTACTTCTCAAATGTGTCTCCCCTCTCTGGCCGTGAAACAACCCTCTTAAGAAATGTGAGGAGGTTTTGGAACCTGTGTCGGTTCTGCCACATTACTCAGAAGTGGCCAGACTTCAGACTTCAGACTTCTGTGCGCTCGAAGCCAACGTAGATTTGTAAAGCTTAATGCCACGCAGATGTTTCTGAGTCAGTTCTCGCCCTGATGAATCAGTTTTCGGTTGAATCGGGTCGAGTCATTTGAAGTCATTTAAGGTCAAGCTGCAAGTCGAACTTGTGtctgggttatgtgtgtgttcagtgtgcctTGAGTCCCATACTTATATCTACTTGATCACTCCAATCTGTCCCCTAATTTGTGCAGTTTGGAGTGATATGCTATGCTGTTCTCTAATAACTATCTTAAAAAGAACTATGCTTTTGCTTTCATTCatacagattaaaaaaaaagtatgtcaaCTGCGTTATGAACAGTACCAGATCTcaatttatttatctgtttacaATTATAacgataaaaataaaaaaatagctcCTGGATCTATTCATCTGTccttcaacagacacacaggactccacacacacacacacaggactccacacacacacacaggactacacacacacacacaggactccacacacacacacacacacacaggcctccacacacacacacacaggcctccacAGACGCGTCGTTGTTCTTGCTATACTTTCTAGTCCGATTTGAGTCCACAGTTGCCAGGTGGTGCTCTTGTAGCGTAGTGACCAAAACATTGGAGGGTGTGCAGATGTCCGCACAGAGCCTTGCGTCCACCCTCCGATGACGAAATATACGCCACTCACACCCCAGCTGACCCTCGCAGAGTATGGCTGTGGTCGGATAGTCTCTTTTGCTTAGGGAGACTCCTAAAAGTGAAATTGGCAGCCATGATAAGCTGGTTAGGTTCTGGTTAAGACCCGCGTTAATACCCCCCGCTGTGGTTAAGACCCGCGTTAATACCCCCCGCTGTCGCATAATTagtagcctagtgtaagtgcaATCGAATTCTCTTAGCACTGTGGTTGTCTTTTCCTAAGTTCTTATTAAATATCTTTCCTTGTCCTCATGACAAATTCCATTGAGGTCAAGAAAAAAGTGGTTAGGAAAGGACGTAGGACATCATGTTTTGACGATCCGACTGCAGCCAAACATGAAGCTGTAAGGCCTAGGTGGAAGAGGGACGTGCGCAAAGGCGTCTCCAATCTGTTAGGAtataaaaagtgaaaaaataaGAGAGAACAGAGCCAAGCCGTAGAAAAGGCTAAATAGTTGGTCACCCAATTTTCCCCATATAAAAGCATTTATTGATTGAGCATCCTTTGGTGTCCATGAACAAGTACCTAGCCAGCTAACATAACCACTATGGCTGAGTCACAGCCGTAATGATCGAAGTAACTAGCTAGCTACGTTGAAGTGCCGGGGTGGTGTGCGTTTCTCTTACATATTTGTAGGTTAACAATTTTGGTCCAAATTTAAGTCATTTTTGCAATTGCTAGCTACCTACATGCTAAATAgctaacgttacttcagagatCAGGTCTGCCCACGTCATGCACAGATTCCCTCAACCCATCTCCTAGCTGAAGGAGAAGGAAATGAGCAGTatttcataaatatatatatatatatatatattgagaaTATTTTTTACAGAGCAAGCCATGTGGCTAAAGGACAAAACAAAGTCTTGTGTCCATCCATTGTAATGTATATAGCTACTTACACACTATACTCACTACCCTTATTGAGCTTGCAATTCTTCTGCAGATTTAGTGTTatcttcatttaatttaataagTTAAATTAAACTAAAGAATTATATTCTTTCACCTTTTTCCCAAATGTCCAGTGGCGCCCCTGTCTGGT harbors:
- the LOC105888706 gene encoding uncharacterized protein C6orf118 gives rise to the protein MCDPHGQSQQPYGVLWDRPRLLQGLERAHTADIKTYLSGHLSPNSLHQKRPYGKPKGPIWAMAEAPDEELDWEAVLREQQEKAALVEDMKEAMAGFTTATTSLQGLDLREKRDSEPQSSTVRSYWTGVQPRPVLDTSEVFLVKPRQERPSPGDKRGEVDQGRFWFTRTHLAGLTRKDQLKMLRQFSQSVLKRQDLVERKGMTGSRAAEAHGRKLEQELQKLPVHPGPSSDRLRVFSDVFADVCDGSPTFGILLREIKAEYDFYLSSTLRFQSSLQDMSVMATLRELGNGVEGEMELEEAEKEVSLLAAEARQALEENDRVRNEYLLARDRCPGITEENASPAAEQEAESSHQEEAEEGESAVASIQPRRQLVWNVWEEVQTLEKEIKEDMVSTAITSATEKYIRDTKTEVLRLMTANEHLKTSIKRL